One part of the Salinimonas iocasae genome encodes these proteins:
- the dsbC gene encoding bifunctional protein-disulfide isomerase/oxidoreductase DsbC, giving the protein MIKKLISILALTTASIGITHAQDDALKQKLESVLGMNVTALADSPVEGLKQATTDRGLFYVSDNGRYFMQARIFDMQNGMQNITESALADMRLNGIKKFKDDAIRFEAKNEKHEITVFTDTTCGYCRKMHKEIDQLNALGITVNYLAFPRNGLSSPTYKEMVSVWCADDTKTALTEAKQDKDIAPTQCENTVAEQYQFGQSVGVTGTPNIILDDGTLIPGYQPAGMLSQALDVE; this is encoded by the coding sequence GTGATTAAAAAACTAATTAGCATTCTGGCCCTGACAACGGCCTCAATCGGCATAACCCACGCGCAGGATGATGCGCTCAAGCAAAAGCTGGAAAGTGTTTTGGGTATGAATGTTACCGCGCTTGCTGATTCACCGGTTGAGGGGCTTAAACAGGCTACCACAGACCGCGGACTTTTTTATGTCAGCGATAACGGTCGCTACTTCATGCAGGCCCGTATTTTCGATATGCAAAACGGTATGCAGAATATTACAGAGTCAGCGCTGGCAGATATGCGCTTAAACGGTATTAAAAAGTTTAAAGATGATGCGATTCGTTTTGAGGCAAAAAATGAAAAGCATGAGATTACGGTATTTACAGATACAACCTGTGGTTATTGCCGCAAAATGCATAAAGAAATCGATCAGCTTAATGCGCTGGGGATCACCGTAAACTACCTCGCCTTTCCGCGAAACGGATTAAGTTCTCCGACTTATAAAGAAATGGTTTCTGTATGGTGTGCTGATGATACTAAGACCGCGCTGACCGAAGCCAAACAGGATAAAGATATTGCACCTACGCAGTGTGAAAATACGGTAGCAGAGCAGTACCAGTTTGGTCAGTCGGTGGGGGTTACCGGTACACCGAATATTATCCTTGATGATGGGACGCTGATCCCGGGTTATCAGCCAGCTGGCATGTTGTCGCAGGCGCTGGACGTTGAATAA
- the recJ gene encoding single-stranded-DNA-specific exonuclease RecJ, producing the protein MGLAIIRRELQTASLGDALHPVLDRVYRGRNVVSVDDLDTRVNALCHYENLKGIGQAAAILQTAIAEQQRVVIVGDFDADGATSTAVCMLGLRQMGLENISYLVPNRFDFGYGLSPEIVDVACDDGAQVILTVDNGIACLEGVNRAKSRGATVVVTDHHLPGAELPAADAIVNPNQPDCGFMSKNLAGVGVAFYLMLAVRARLQQDNWFEQHGSAPPNLAELLDIVAVGTVADVVVLDKNNRILVHQGLQRIRAGRCRPGIRALLEVAGRPSENIGASDLGFVVGPRLNAAGRLDDMALGIECLLCEDSMQARYMATELDRLNQQRRTIESEMKEEAEAAIAAVSVNASSLPAGLVVYQKDFHQGVIGIVAGRIKDKYKRPTIAFAHQDDETIKGSARSINGVHIRDVLEEVNIRQPGLIPKFGGHAMAAGLSLPLTSLTVFQQTFDDVVATHLEKVGDSQHIVTDGELDVDEVSLSVARLLKQAVPFGQGFEAPAFDGIFEIANQRLLKEKHLKLALRLDSGEEVDAIAFNVDTSVWPNYQTRYVQLVYQLDVNAFRGQETVQLMVQEIAPYEN; encoded by the coding sequence ATGGGACTGGCAATTATCCGACGTGAATTACAGACCGCTTCACTGGGCGATGCGTTGCACCCCGTGCTTGACCGGGTCTATCGCGGTCGCAATGTCGTTTCTGTCGATGACCTGGATACCCGGGTCAACGCACTTTGCCATTACGAGAACCTAAAAGGGATTGGACAGGCAGCGGCGATACTCCAAACTGCCATCGCCGAGCAGCAGCGTGTCGTTATTGTCGGCGATTTTGATGCTGACGGTGCCACCAGTACAGCGGTCTGTATGCTGGGTCTGCGCCAGATGGGACTGGAAAATATCTCTTATCTTGTCCCCAACCGCTTCGATTTTGGCTATGGTCTGAGCCCGGAAATTGTCGATGTTGCCTGTGATGATGGTGCTCAGGTTATTCTCACGGTAGACAATGGTATTGCCTGTCTTGAGGGCGTAAACAGGGCAAAATCACGCGGTGCCACAGTTGTGGTGACCGACCACCATTTACCGGGAGCAGAGCTGCCTGCGGCTGACGCGATTGTAAACCCGAATCAACCCGATTGTGGCTTCATGTCTAAAAACCTGGCGGGTGTGGGTGTCGCTTTTTATTTGATGCTGGCTGTCAGAGCCCGGTTGCAGCAGGATAACTGGTTTGAGCAACACGGGAGCGCGCCACCAAACCTGGCTGAGTTATTGGATATCGTTGCAGTAGGCACCGTTGCCGATGTTGTGGTGCTGGATAAAAACAATCGTATTTTGGTGCATCAGGGACTACAACGGATCAGAGCAGGGCGATGCCGGCCGGGTATTCGTGCGCTTCTGGAAGTCGCTGGCAGACCGTCAGAAAATATCGGGGCCTCAGATTTAGGGTTTGTTGTGGGACCCCGCTTGAATGCAGCCGGCCGACTGGATGATATGGCGCTGGGGATAGAGTGTTTGCTTTGTGAGGATTCTATGCAGGCGCGCTATATGGCTACAGAGCTTGACCGCCTGAACCAACAACGGCGAACCATTGAGTCAGAGATGAAGGAAGAGGCAGAGGCCGCTATTGCAGCGGTGTCGGTGAATGCGTCGAGTCTGCCAGCCGGGCTGGTGGTCTATCAGAAGGATTTTCACCAGGGCGTTATTGGTATTGTCGCCGGTCGAATTAAAGACAAATATAAACGCCCGACTATTGCTTTTGCGCATCAGGATGATGAGACCATAAAAGGGTCGGCCCGCTCAATCAATGGCGTGCATATTCGTGATGTGCTGGAAGAGGTCAATATTCGCCAGCCTGGTCTTATACCTAAATTTGGTGGCCATGCTATGGCTGCTGGTCTGAGCCTGCCGTTAACATCTTTGACGGTGTTCCAGCAAACATTTGATGATGTCGTTGCCACGCATCTGGAAAAGGTAGGGGATTCACAACATATTGTTACAGACGGTGAGCTTGACGTTGATGAGGTTTCGCTGAGTGTAGCGCGGTTGCTGAAGCAGGCTGTACCATTTGGACAGGGATTTGAGGCGCCGGCGTTTGACGGTATATTTGAAATTGCTAATCAGCGGCTGCTAAAAGAAAAGCACCTCAAACTGGCACTTAGGCTTGATAGTGGTGAAGAGGTGGATGCCATAGCATTTAACGTCGATACATCAGTCTGGCCAAACTATCAGACTCGCTATGTACAGCTTGTTTATCAGTTGGATGTTAACGCATTTCGTGGTCAGGAAACGGTGCAGTTAATGGTTCAGGAGATTGCGCCGTATGAAAACTGA